TTTCTAAAGCCATTGACGATTCCTTAAAGTCTATTTAAAAGATTATTGTTATCAGGTAGAAGTGATCTCCCCGTTTCCCACTAAAAGACACGAATATTAATTGAATTAAATATTCAGGTATTTAGCGTTTTTCGTGTATTTCGTGCCTGTGCGCTGAAGCGCTACGGCGCGCAAGCGTGGGCAAGCCCAGTAGTTTCCAGGTCCCCGATCAGCACCCGGCCCTCGTCCGGGCATTCGGCTATCTTTTCCTTGGCCAGCCGGTAGAGGTCAAAGTCCCTCCAGTTGCCCCTGGCGCAGGCCCGGTAAAAGGCCCGGTATTCTTTTTCAACGGTCAGATCCACCGCCACCGCGTATTTGCTGCCCTTGACGATCCCCACCAGCACCTCGTTGTTCTTGACGAAATGCATCATCTCGGTGGCCACCCCGATCCGCTGGCCCTTTTCCAGGACCTTTTTCACCCCGTAATAAACAGCCATTGTCTCACCGTTAAATTAAGGTTGAATCTTGGTCGTTTCCAGTATGATGGTGGTCTTAAGGCGGTCCAGTTTCAAACTGGTCGCCGCGATGTGATACAAGAGCGAGAAGACGAACCCGGCCGGGTTGCCGTACTGCAGATTCTCTATATAATGGGCCTTTTCGATCCGCCAGCCCGAAGCATCAGAAAAATACCCTTGAATGGCCGCCTGGTCATTTAGTCTGAAGAAAGTGGGGAAGACCGGAGCCGGGGACAAGGATCTTTTAAGTGGCATGGGCGCAACCCGGCTGAAAAGCGAGATGTAATGCCACTTGCCGGTGGTCCGGATCAACAACCTTCCTCCTGGCTTCAGTACCCGGTGCAATTCCTTCAGGGCTTTTTCGGGGGTTTCCAAATGTTCGGCCACCCAGCGGCTGGAAATGAGATCCACGGAATTGTTTTTCAATGGTATATGGTGGATGTCAGCCCTGAGATATTTTTCCCGTTTACGGTCTTCCAGGTCAAAGCCCACCGCTAAACCCTGGTATTCCGGCATCTGCTTGATGTCGCTGTTGTCCCCGCACCCAGCGTCGACCCAGGTTTTTGACGGCGGGGCGTATTGGTGGAGCAGATCGTCGTAGATATGGCCCGGATCCACGTAATCGGGGATCAGTCTTTGGGCCAGCTTGACCTGCCAGGGCTTGGCGCAGGGATGAAGGCGCAACATTCAATTTGCAATTTACAATTTGCAGTTTGCATCGACGCAGATCCTGATAAGCAATATAGGCTCTGTGTCTCTGCGTCGGAGTTTACCCTGATGAATAGAAGGGTGGCAGTAATCAGACGTCCAGGTTCCGCACGTACTTGGCGTTCTGCTCTATGAACAGCCGGCGCGGCTCCACCGCGTCTCCCATCAGCATGGAAATGGTGTGGTCGGTCTCGGCCGCGTCGTCGTTGGCCACCTGCAGCAGGGTCCGCCGTTCCGGGTCCATGGTGGTCTTCCACAGCTGCTCCGGGTTCATCTCGCCCAGGCCCTTGTAGCGCTGGACGTTGGCGTTTTCCTTGCCCAGCCGGCTGACCGCCTTCTCCAGTTCCTCGTCGTTGTAAACGTAGTGCTCCTCCTTGCCCTTGGCCACCCGGTACAGGGGCGGCTGGGCGATGTAGACGTAGCCCTTTTCTATCAGCGGCCGCATGTGGCGGTAGAAGAAGGTCAGGAGAAGGGTGCGGATGTGGGCCCCGTCCACGTCGGCGTCGGTCATGATGATGATCTTGTGGTAGCGGGCCTTTTCCGGGTCAAAGTCCTCCTGCCCGATGCCGGTTCCCATGGCGGTGATCAGGGTCCGGATCTCGTCGTTGGCCAGCATCTTGTCCAGCCGGGTCTTTTCCACGTTCAGGATCTTGCCCTTCAGCGGTAGGATGGCCTGGAACTTCCGGTCCCGGCCCTGCTTGGCCGAGCCGCCGGCCGAATCGCCCTCCACGATGTATATCTCGCACAAGGCCGGATCGTCCAAAGAACAGTCGGCCAGCTTGCCGGGCAGGCCGGAGGTCTCCAGCGCGTTCTTGCGCCGCACCAGGTCGCGGGCCTTGCGGGCCGCCTCCCGGGAGCGGGCCGACAGGATGCCCTTCTCGCAGATCTTGTTGGCCAGGGTGGAGTTCTCCTCAAAAAAGTTTGCCAGCTCCTGGCCCACCAGGGACTCAACAATCCCCTTAACTTCCGAATTTCCGAGCTTCGTTTTCGTCTGGCCCTCGAACTGGGGCTGCCGGACCTTGACCGAGACCACCGCCGTCAGGCCTTCGCGGGCGTCGTCGCCGGACAGGGTAAAGTCGTCCTTCTTAAGCAGGTTGTTCTTTTTGACGTAGTCGTTGATCACCCGGGTCAGGGCCGACTTGAAGCCTATCAGATGGGTGCCGCCCTCCACCGTGTTGATGTTGTTGCAGAAGGAATAGATGTTGTCGTCGTAGCTGTCGTTGTACTGCAGGGCCACCTCCACCTGCACCCCGTCGCCCTCCTTGGCCACGTAGATCGGCTTGTGGATGGGGGTCTTGTTCTCGTCCAGGTATTTGACGAAGGAGACGATGCCTCCGTCGAACTTGAAGTTGTGGGATTTTCCGGACCGCTCGTCCAGAATGTCGATGGCCAGCCCCTTGTTGAGGAAGGCCAGTTCACGCAGACG
Above is a window of bacterium DNA encoding:
- a CDS encoding class I SAM-dependent methyltransferase — its product is MLRLHPCAKPWQVKLAQRLIPDYVDPGHIYDDLLHQYAPPSKTWVDAGCGDNSDIKQMPEYQGLAVGFDLEDRKREKYLRADIHHIPLKNNSVDLISSRWVAEHLETPEKALKELHRVLKPGGRLLIRTTGKWHYISLFSRVAPMPLKRSLSPAPVFPTFFRLNDQAAIQGYFSDASGWRIEKAHYIENLQYGNPAGFVFSLLYHIAATSLKLDRLKTTIILETTKIQP
- the gyrB gene encoding DNA topoisomerase (ATP-hydrolyzing) subunit B, with the translated sequence MAESYGSEKITVLKGLEAVRRRPAMYIGDTSVRGLHHLVYEVVDNAVDEHMAGACDHVTVTVRKDGSVMVTDNGRGIPVDMHPTEKKPGVEVAMTILHAGGKFDNKAYTISGGLHGVGVSVVNALSEWLEVEVQRDGKVYQQRYERGITQYPLKTIGKSAKTGTTVTFLADKQIFKATAYSFDTLSGRLRELAFLNKGLAIDILDERSGKSHNFKFDGGIVSFVKYLDENKTPIHKPIYVAKEGDGVQVEVALQYNDSYDDNIYSFCNNINTVEGGTHLIGFKSALTRVINDYVKKNNLLKKDDFTLSGDDAREGLTAVVSVKVRQPQFEGQTKTKLGNSEVKGIVESLVGQELANFFEENSTLANKICEKGILSARSREAARKARDLVRRKNALETSGLPGKLADCSLDDPALCEIYIVEGDSAGGSAKQGRDRKFQAILPLKGKILNVEKTRLDKMLANDEIRTLITAMGTGIGQEDFDPEKARYHKIIIMTDADVDGAHIRTLLLTFFYRHMRPLIEKGYVYIAQPPLYRVAKGKEEHYVYNDEELEKAVSRLGKENANVQRYKGLGEMNPEQLWKTTMDPERRTLLQVANDDAAETDHTISMLMGDAVEPRRLFIEQNAKYVRNLDV